One part of the Rutidosis leptorrhynchoides isolate AG116_Rl617_1_P2 chromosome 1, CSIRO_AGI_Rlap_v1, whole genome shotgun sequence genome encodes these proteins:
- the LOC139886509 gene encoding 5-methyltetrahydropteroyltriglutamate--homocysteine methyltransferase-like, whose translation MILYGSVRLCFTVKARIYNVIQMSKVRLSIRSMASHIVGYPRMGPKRELKFALESFWDGKSSAEDLQTVAADLRSSIWKQMADAGIKYIPSNTFSYYDQVLDTTTMLGAVPPRYNWNGGEIGFDTYFSMARGNASVPAMEMTKWFDTNYHFIVPELGPEVTFSYASHKAVNEYKEAKALGVDTVPVFVGPVSYLLLSKPAKGVEKTFDLLSLLDKILPIYKEVIAELKEAGATWIQFDEATLVKDLEAHQLQAFTKAYTALEPACSGLNVLIATYFADIPADAFKTLTTLPGVSGYTSDLVRGEQTLDLIKTSFPSGKYLFAGVVDGRNIWANDLAGSLAVLESLEAIVGKDKLVVSTSSSLQHTAVDLVNETKLDDEIKSWLAFAAQKVVEVSALAKALAGQKDEAFFAANAAAQASRKCSPRVNNESVQKAAAALRGSDHRRATNVSARLDAQQKKLNLPILPTTTIGSFPQTIELRRVRREYKAKKISEEEYVKAIKEEIFKVVQLQEELDIDVLVHGEPERNDMVEYFGEQLSGFAFTANGWVQSYGSRCVKPPIIYGDVSRPKAMTVFWSTMAQEMTKRPMKGMLTGPVTILNWSFVRNDQPRFETCYQIALAIKDEVEDLEKAGITVIQIDEAALREGLPLRKAEHAFYLDWAVHSFRITNVGVQDSTQIHTHMCYSNFNDIIHSIINMDADVITIENSRSDEKLLSVFREGVKYAAGIGPGVYDIHSPRIPSMEEIHDRVNKMLAVLETNILWVNPDCGLKTRKYNEVKPALENMVTAAKKLRAALASAK comes from the exons ATGATTTTGTATGGATCAGTTAGACTCTGCTTCACTGTTAAAGCTAGAATCTACAACGTGATTCAGATGTCTAAAGTTAGATTATCAATTAG ATCAATGGCATCTCACATTGTCGGTTATCCCCGTATGGGACCCAAAAGAGAGTTGAAATTCGCTCTTGAATCGTTCTGGGATGGTAAGAGCAGTGCTGAGGATTTGCAGACTGTTGCTGCTGATCTCAGATCATCTATCTGGAAACAGATGGCTGATGCTGGTATCAAGTATATTCCCAGCAACACTTTTTCGTACTACGATCAAGTTCTTGACACCACCACCATGCTCGGTGCGGTCCCACCAAGGTACAACTGGAACGGTGGGGAAATCGGTTTCGACACTTACTTTTCAATGGCCAGAGGAAATGCATCTGTCCCTGCTATGGAAATGACCAAGTGGTTCGACACCAACTA CCATTTTATTGTCCCAGAGTTGGGCCCCGAAGTTACATTTTCATATGCTTCACACAAGGCTGTGAATGAATACAAGGAGGCTAAAGCT CTTGGAGTCGATACCGTTCCAGTATTTGTTGGCCCAGTTAGCTACTTATTGCTATCTAAGCCTGCAAAGGGTGTTGAAAAGACTTTTGATCTTCTATCCCTTCTTGACAAGATCCTTCCCATTTACAA GGAAGTTATTGCTGAGTTGAAGGAAGCCGGTGCAACATGGATTCAATTCGATGAGGCTACCCTTGTTAAGGATCTTGAGGCCCACCAATTGCAAGCTTTCACCAAGGCTTACACAGCACTTGAACCAGCTTGCTCCGGTCTTAACGTCCTTATTGCCACCTACTTCGCTGATATTCCCGCTGATGCATTCAAAACCCTAACCACTCTTCCCGGAGTTAGCGGTTACACTTCTGATTTGGTCCGTGGTGAGCAGACTCTTGATTTAATCAAGACCAGCTTCCCATCAGGCAAATACCTGTTCGCTGGAGTTGTTGATGGAAGGAACATCTGGGCTAACGACCTTGCTGGATCACTCGCTGTTCTTGAGTCCCTTGAGGCCATTGTTGGCAAAG ATAAGCTTGTCGTGTCTACCTCCTCATCACTTCAACACACTGCTGTTGATCTTGTGAACGAGACTAAGTTGGATGACGAGATCAAATCATGGCTCGCATTTGCTGCCCAAAAGGTCGTTGAAGTTTCTGCTTTGGCCAAGGCTCTTGCTGGTCAAAAGGATGAG GCGTTCTTTGCTGCTAATGCTGCTGCCCAGGCCTCAAGGAAATGCTCCCCAAGAGTGAACAATGAATCCGTCCAGAAGGCT GCTGCTGCTTTGAGGGGTTCTGACCACCGTCGTGCAACCAACGTGAGCGCCAGGTTGGATGCCCAGCAGAAGAAGCTCAACCTACCAATCCTCCCAACAACCACCATTGGTTCTTTCCCACAAACCATCGAGCTCAGGAGAGTCCGTCGTGAGTACAAGGCCAAGAA GATCTCCGAGGAAGAGTACGTCAAGGCGATCAAGGAGGAGATCTTCAAGGTTGTCCAACTTCAAGAAGAACTTGACATTGATGTGCTTGTCCATGGAGAGCCAGAG AGGAACGATATGGTTGAGTACTTCGGTGAGCAGTTGTCCGGTTTTGCCTTCACTGCTAACGGATGGGTTCAATCTTACGGTTCTCGATGTGTGAAGCCACCAATCATCTATGGTGATGTCAGCAGACCCAAGGCCATGACCGTCTTCTGGTCCACCATGGCTCAAGAAATGACCAAGCGACCAATGAAGGGTATGCTTACCGGTCCAGTCACCATTCTCAACTGGTCTTTTGTCCGTAACGACCAGCCCAGATTTGAAACTTGCTACCAAATCGCTTTGGCTATTAAGGACGAAGTTGAAGATCTTGAGAAGGCGGGAATTACAGTTATTCAAATCGACGAGGCTGCTTTGAGAGAAGGTTTGCCACTAAGAAAAGCCGAGCATGCGTTCTACTTGGACTGGGCTGTTCACTCTTTCAGAATCACCAATGTCGGTGTCCAGGACTCAACCCAAATCCATACCCACATGTGCTACTCCAACTTCAATGACATCATCCACTCCATCATCAACATGGATGCTGACGTCATCACCATTGAGAACTCGCGATCTGATGAGAAGCTTTTGTCTGTGTTCCGTGAAGGTGTGAAGTACGCTGCTGGTATAGGCCCTGGTGTCTACGACATCCACTCTCCAAGAATTCCATCAATGGAGGAAATCCATGACAGGGTCAACAAAATGCTTGCGGTTTTGGAGACCAATATCTTGTGGGTGAACCCTGACTGTGGTCTTAAGACCCGTAAGTACAATGAGGTTAAGCCCGCTCTTGAGAACATGGTTACAGCCGCAAAGAAGCTCCGTGCTGCTCTTGCAAGCGCCAAGTGA